The following coding sequences lie in one Arthrobacter sp. PGP41 genomic window:
- the rpsI gene encoding 30S ribosomal protein S9, which translates to MAQNEETTEAVEAEETLTSYTSESSAADAAAPKKERPALTVAGAAVGRRKEAVARVRVVPGSGKWTINGRALDNYFPNKLHQQDVNEPFKILDLEGAYDVIARIHGGGISGQAGALRLGIARSLNEIDVENNRATLKKAGYLSRDARVIERKKAGLKKARKAQQYSKR; encoded by the coding sequence GTGGCTCAGAACGAAGAGACCACCGAAGCCGTTGAGGCTGAGGAAACCCTGACCAGCTACACCTCTGAAAGCTCAGCTGCTGACGCCGCTGCGCCGAAGAAGGAGCGCCCGGCCCTGACCGTCGCCGGCGCAGCTGTTGGCCGCCGTAAGGAAGCTGTTGCACGCGTCCGCGTTGTCCCCGGCTCCGGCAAGTGGACCATCAACGGCCGTGCGCTGGACAACTACTTCCCGAACAAGCTGCACCAGCAGGACGTCAACGAGCCCTTCAAGATCCTCGATCTTGAAGGTGCCTACGACGTCATCGCCCGCATCCACGGCGGCGGCATCTCCGGCCAGGCGGGAGCCCTGCGCCTCGGCATCGCCCGGTCCCTGAACGAGATCGACGTCGAGAACAACCGCGCCACCCTGAAGAAGGCCGGTTACCTCTCCCGTGACGCCCGCGTCATCGAGCGTAAGAAGGCCGGCCTCAAGAAGGCCCGCAAGGCCCAGCAGTACTCCAAGCGCTAA
- the rplM gene encoding 50S ribosomal protein L13, whose translation MRTYTPKPGDINRQWHVIDATDVVLGRLASQTAILLRGKHKATFASHMDMGDFVIIINAEKVALTGAKLEQKRAYRHSGYPGGLTSVNYAELLESNPVRAVEKAIKGMLPKNSLAAQQLGKLKVYRGAEHPHAAQQPKTFEITQVAQ comes from the coding sequence GTGCGTACGTACACCCCGAAGCCCGGCGATATCAACCGCCAGTGGCACGTCATTGACGCCACAGACGTTGTCCTTGGTCGTCTCGCGAGCCAGACCGCAATCCTGCTGCGCGGCAAGCACAAGGCCACCTTTGCGTCCCACATGGACATGGGCGACTTCGTCATCATCATCAACGCTGAAAAGGTCGCCCTCACCGGCGCCAAGCTGGAGCAGAAGCGCGCATACCGTCACTCCGGCTACCCGGGCGGCCTGACCTCCGTCAACTACGCGGAACTCCTGGAGTCCAACCCGGTCCGCGCCGTTGAGAAGGCCATCAAGGGCATGCTCCCCAAGAACTCCCTCGCTGCCCAGCAGCTCGGCAAGCTGAAGGTGTACCGCGGTGCTGAGCACCCGCACGCCGCCCAGCAGCCCAAGACTTTCGAAATCACCCAGGTCGCCCAGTAG
- a CDS encoding prepilin peptidase translates to MNSWVNDGSAVWLFIVGAGVLGGVLSPAAETAIARFLPRAGARPSIPVQITTAAITFAVCAAFSFRLGITFSLPAFLFLAVLGTQLGRIDITRHLLPNPLVLILLVGGLLLLLLPAFFNKQAADLGRGLAGCVILFAAYLLLALISPAGIGMGDVKLAAPIGLYLGYLGWTQLLYGGLLGFIINGLVSALAAGRNRRISGAEVAHGPSMLLATTIVALLVI, encoded by the coding sequence GTGAATTCTTGGGTCAACGATGGGTCTGCTGTGTGGCTTTTCATCGTCGGAGCCGGCGTCCTGGGCGGCGTCCTCTCCCCCGCCGCGGAGACTGCCATCGCCCGTTTCCTTCCCAGGGCGGGTGCCCGCCCCAGCATCCCCGTCCAAATCACGACGGCGGCAATTACCTTCGCAGTGTGCGCAGCCTTTTCCTTTCGCTTGGGAATTACCTTTAGCTTGCCCGCTTTTCTATTCTTGGCGGTTCTGGGTACGCAGTTGGGGCGAATTGATATAACCCGGCACTTGCTGCCCAATCCACTTGTCTTAATACTTCTTGTTGGCGGCCTCTTGCTGCTACTGCTGCCGGCGTTCTTCAATAAACAGGCTGCCGATCTGGGACGAGGACTTGCCGGCTGCGTAATTTTGTTCGCCGCATACCTGCTTCTGGCCTTAATTTCGCCAGCTGGCATCGGGATGGGCGACGTTAAGCTCGCCGCGCCCATCGGTCTTTACCTCGGGTACTTGGGCTGGACGCAACTTCTCTATGGGGGCCTCCTCGGTTTCATTATCAACGGGCTGGTCTCGGCACTGGCCGCCGGCAGAAATCGCCGGATTAGCGGGGCGGAAGTGGCACACGGCCCCTCCATGCTGCTGGCGACCACAATCGTTGCACTTCTCGTTATCTAG
- a CDS encoding Flp family type IVb pilin, translating to MTSLMVSMTAFIAGVKDRFAREEKGATMVEYGIMVAFIAVVVMVVVALLGPAIAALFQQVVDAL from the coding sequence ATGACATCTCTCATGGTCTCAATGACTGCTTTCATCGCCGGCGTCAAGGATCGCTTCGCTCGCGAAGAAAAGGGCGCAACAATGGTGGAGTACGGCATTATGGTCGCCTTCATCGCCGTTGTCGTAATGGTAGTTGTTGCCCTTCTTGGCCCGGCCATCGCCGCTCTCTTCCAGCAGGTTGTTGACGCGCTGTAG
- a CDS encoding TadE/TadG family type IV pilus assembly protein, with protein MQIANKEKGAVAVEMAIVLPLLLLIVLGIIEFGRVLNVQVSLTQAAREGARYAAIHHGEPGFDVQATALAAAPALSGLGVSVTDDASSCSSNSNVQVQTKVTLPSLTGFLDAGFFGAPSIFPLNLTGVGVMRCGG; from the coding sequence GTGCAAATCGCTAACAAAGAAAAGGGCGCCGTAGCGGTGGAGATGGCCATCGTCCTCCCGCTACTGCTGCTGATAGTCCTGGGAATCATCGAATTTGGCAGGGTTCTGAACGTCCAAGTGTCCCTGACACAGGCAGCACGCGAAGGCGCGCGCTACGCCGCAATTCACCACGGCGAGCCTGGATTCGACGTTCAGGCAACGGCCCTGGCAGCCGCGCCGGCGCTTTCGGGACTGGGCGTTTCAGTAACTGATGACGCCAGTAGCTGCTCGTCGAACTCCAATGTCCAGGTGCAAACCAAGGTGACCTTGCCCTCGTTAACTGGCTTCCTTGATGCCGGATTCTTCGGGGCACCAAGCATTTTTCCACTGAACCTGACCGGAGTGGGGGTAATGAGATGCGGCGGATGA
- a CDS encoding pilus assembly protein TadG-related protein, translating into MKRHSPCTESPSKTPQEHQRGAATIMVAVLMVALLGFAALAVDVGAMYVEKAQIQNGADATALAIADDCANGLNCTIAMTAPANRLADANANDSSTGVFSVTQPNANTVRVETNAREAGSGNDHFSLFLARTMGLETAQITAVAEASWGPPSSGSTLPWTVSECVFRKYLTASQLAELDATGNFTGDPTPTHILLRYDENAPDYPGCTAQNGYQPGGFGWLKTDEGCTADIDIDATAEGQPGNHFPTAAACDAILASIMDEPALVPLFDSATDGGNNTVYTLVGFAAFQVTGYKFGGPSVTHVDPAAPSCTGNCRGLQGYFVRFVSLEEGGVTTGGGPNFGATAVFLSK; encoded by the coding sequence ATGAAACGGCACTCTCCTTGCACTGAAAGTCCTTCCAAAACGCCACAGGAACACCAGCGGGGAGCGGCCACCATCATGGTGGCAGTACTCATGGTGGCCCTGCTCGGATTCGCAGCGCTGGCCGTAGACGTCGGAGCGATGTATGTAGAGAAGGCCCAGATTCAAAACGGAGCAGACGCCACAGCCCTTGCCATTGCGGATGACTGTGCCAATGGGCTGAACTGCACCATAGCGATGACCGCGCCAGCTAACCGCCTGGCGGATGCAAACGCCAACGACAGTTCCACTGGGGTTTTCTCGGTCACCCAGCCCAATGCGAATACAGTTCGTGTAGAAACGAACGCCCGCGAGGCTGGATCAGGAAACGACCATTTCTCCCTGTTCTTGGCCAGGACCATGGGCCTCGAAACGGCGCAAATCACGGCGGTTGCCGAAGCTTCCTGGGGCCCTCCCAGCTCCGGATCTACCCTGCCGTGGACAGTCAGCGAATGTGTGTTCCGCAAGTACCTCACCGCTAGCCAGCTAGCGGAACTCGATGCAACCGGCAACTTCACCGGAGATCCCACACCCACCCACATACTGCTGCGATACGACGAGAACGCACCGGATTATCCGGGTTGCACTGCACAAAACGGATACCAGCCAGGAGGGTTCGGATGGTTGAAGACGGATGAGGGCTGCACGGCCGACATAGATATTGATGCCACGGCGGAGGGCCAGCCAGGTAACCACTTCCCCACCGCGGCGGCATGCGACGCGATTCTTGCCAGCATCATGGATGAACCTGCGCTGGTACCCCTCTTCGATTCAGCCACCGACGGCGGGAATAACACTGTTTACACCCTGGTCGGATTCGCTGCCTTTCAAGTCACGGGGTACAAGTTTGGTGGCCCCTCTGTGACCCATGTCGATCCTGCCGCACCGAGCTGCACGGGCAACTGCAGAGGACTTCAGGGTTACTTCGTCCGCTTCGTATCCCTCGAAGAGGGCGGCGTTACCACCGGTGGTGGCCCCAATTTTGGAGCGACCGCGGTGTTCCTATCGAAGTAA
- the cpaB gene encoding Flp pilus assembly protein CpaB — protein sequence MKSRLLGGLAALLLAVVGAILLFIYVQGASARAQAGLEPVNVLVVKEQVPAGTKSSDLAGKLRVESIPKSAVPEGALTTLDQQEGKVTAVGLEPGEQLLATRLVDPRDLAPGTVPVPEGLEEVTLLLSPERILGGRLEAGDTVTIYSSFDKEDGQTGLLFHDVLITAVQKAPPASKNNSSSGSADQAVEMPSGSAFITFARSDAEASKLIYSAEFGKLWLAKQTDSTVKTTPPVTKFGGLFS from the coding sequence GTGAAATCACGCCTACTGGGAGGCTTAGCTGCATTACTGCTGGCAGTAGTGGGAGCCATTCTCCTATTCATTTATGTACAGGGCGCTTCAGCACGAGCCCAGGCCGGCCTTGAACCGGTAAACGTCCTTGTGGTGAAAGAACAAGTCCCTGCGGGAACAAAGTCGTCCGATCTGGCCGGCAAGCTCCGCGTCGAGTCGATCCCGAAATCCGCGGTTCCGGAAGGTGCCCTCACCACCCTGGATCAACAGGAAGGAAAGGTCACGGCCGTCGGTCTTGAACCAGGGGAGCAACTTCTCGCCACTCGCTTAGTAGATCCCCGCGACTTGGCTCCTGGTACCGTTCCCGTTCCGGAGGGACTGGAAGAGGTCACTCTCCTGCTGTCGCCCGAACGCATACTAGGTGGCCGGCTTGAAGCCGGTGACACAGTGACGATTTATTCTTCCTTTGACAAAGAGGACGGGCAAACAGGCTTACTTTTCCATGATGTCCTGATAACCGCAGTGCAGAAAGCGCCGCCTGCTTCCAAGAACAATTCAAGTTCGGGTTCCGCCGACCAGGCAGTTGAGATGCCAAGCGGTTCTGCTTTCATCACGTTCGCTAGAAGCGACGCGGAAGCCTCGAAGCTCATCTACAGTGCAGAGTTTGGAAAGCTATGGCTGGCCAAGCAGACCGATTCCACAGTCAAGACAACGCCTCCCGTGACCAAATTTGGAGGGCTGTTCTCATGA
- a CDS encoding AAA family ATPase, which yields MSRFVAITAVRDFESRIRQAITGALHGELQTLSPHVLAGGPDDVFKQLNGAPPEVLILGPGVAADDALKLATVFDLQYPEVSLLLIAEPNPELVLRAMHAGIRDVVSSEIGSSDLRVLLERACLASASRRRGMAPAAEGHQDRGRVIAVLSPKGGVGKTTVATNLAIGLSKVAPMSVVLVDLDLQFGDVASGLLLDPEHSITDAVKGAASQDSMVLKAFLTVHPAGIYALCGPKTPAESDFITAEHVTRLINQLASEFKYVVVDTAPGLGEHVLATLEQATDGVWVCGMDVPSIRGLHKCFAVLRELQLLPQGRHTVLNFADRKSGISVQDVEATIGVPVDTVIPRSRTLPFSTNRGIPILQSNTRDSASKGLKKLVDRFDPQWLASTQTKLHRRVVVS from the coding sequence ATGAGCCGCTTCGTCGCAATCACTGCAGTGCGCGACTTTGAAAGCCGAATTCGCCAAGCCATCACCGGCGCACTTCACGGTGAGTTGCAGACCCTGTCGCCGCACGTGCTCGCCGGTGGCCCTGACGACGTTTTCAAGCAGCTTAACGGTGCGCCACCAGAGGTTCTCATTCTCGGTCCGGGAGTCGCAGCCGATGACGCCCTCAAGCTGGCAACGGTCTTCGACCTGCAGTACCCGGAGGTCAGCCTCCTCCTGATCGCCGAGCCAAACCCTGAGTTGGTCTTACGTGCCATGCACGCTGGTATTCGAGACGTGGTGTCCTCGGAGATCGGCTCGAGTGACCTCCGAGTACTGCTGGAACGGGCATGTCTGGCTTCGGCCAGCCGCCGGCGCGGCATGGCTCCTGCGGCCGAAGGACATCAGGATCGAGGAAGGGTTATTGCGGTCTTGTCGCCGAAGGGCGGGGTTGGCAAGACAACGGTAGCCACGAACTTGGCCATCGGCCTAAGCAAAGTCGCGCCCATGAGCGTGGTGCTCGTGGACCTGGACCTGCAATTCGGGGACGTTGCTTCAGGTCTTCTGCTTGATCCGGAGCATTCAATCACCGACGCAGTCAAAGGAGCAGCCTCCCAGGATTCAATGGTGTTGAAAGCCTTCCTTACCGTCCATCCGGCAGGCATCTACGCGCTTTGCGGGCCGAAGACTCCAGCCGAATCTGATTTCATTACTGCCGAACACGTCACCCGGCTCATCAATCAACTGGCGAGTGAGTTCAAGTATGTGGTGGTGGATACCGCACCCGGACTGGGAGAGCATGTCCTGGCGACCCTCGAGCAGGCAACCGACGGGGTTTGGGTTTGCGGCATGGACGTCCCCAGTATTCGTGGACTGCATAAGTGCTTCGCGGTACTCCGGGAGCTCCAGCTGCTTCCCCAGGGCCGCCATACCGTCCTGAACTTCGCTGACCGGAAGAGCGGAATTTCAGTGCAGGACGTCGAAGCTACCATCGGTGTTCCCGTGGATACTGTCATACCGCGCTCAAGGACCCTTCCCTTCTCCACCAATCGAGGCATACCCATCCTCCAGAGCAACACCAGGGACTCGGCCTCCAAGGGCCTAAAAAAGCTCGTGGATCGCTTTGATCCTCAATGGCTAGCCTCAACACAGACCAAGCTTCACCGACGGGTGGTTGTATCATGA
- a CDS encoding CpaF family protein encodes MKLSDRLSRSSGGSREPNQNPATAETVAEPQGLGLNSPPPALPTLLSAPPATSQAMAATPAVDALAGLKQRAAQALFERMGTRFGDTASTEDALRASAVEELSTVIDQEQVPLSPEERRRLIREIADEVMGYGPLQRLLEDPSVTEIMVNRFDQIYIERHGRLTLTGSRFSSDEHLRTVIERIVSKVGRRIDESSPLVDARLEDGSRVNAIIPPLAVNGPSLTIRKFSQVPLTVQNLIDWGSLTPEMAELLSACVRARLNIIVSGGTGTGKTTLLNVLSSFIPPDDRIVTIEDAVELQLQQEHVVRLESRPPNIEGKGAVNIRELVRNSLRMRPDRIIVGEVRSGESLDMLQAMNTGHDGSLSTVHANSPRDAVARLETLVLMAGMDLPLRAIREQVSSAVDLIIQVTRLRDGSRRVTHVTEVQGMEGDIVTLQDAFLFDYSAGVDAQGRFLGKPVATGIRPRFLDRFAELGISVSPAVFGAGVAPVGRR; translated from the coding sequence ATGAAACTCTCAGACCGGCTTTCACGCTCCAGCGGCGGTTCACGTGAGCCAAACCAAAATCCGGCAACTGCGGAAACTGTGGCTGAGCCCCAGGGCCTAGGTCTGAATTCGCCCCCTCCAGCGCTCCCGACGCTCCTGTCCGCGCCGCCAGCAACCTCACAGGCTATGGCAGCAACCCCGGCTGTGGATGCTCTGGCAGGCCTTAAGCAAAGGGCCGCCCAGGCCCTCTTCGAACGGATGGGAACCCGGTTCGGCGACACCGCTTCTACAGAAGATGCCCTCCGGGCTTCGGCTGTCGAGGAATTGTCCACGGTCATCGACCAGGAACAGGTTCCGCTGTCACCTGAGGAACGCCGCAGACTCATCCGTGAAATTGCAGATGAGGTGATGGGCTACGGTCCGCTGCAGCGTCTCTTGGAAGACCCATCTGTCACGGAAATCATGGTAAACCGCTTTGACCAGATCTACATTGAGCGGCACGGACGCTTGACACTGACTGGCTCGCGGTTCAGCTCCGATGAACACCTTCGGACAGTAATCGAACGGATCGTGTCCAAGGTGGGCCGCCGGATCGACGAGTCGTCACCCTTGGTGGATGCCCGGCTGGAGGACGGGTCCAGGGTCAACGCGATCATTCCGCCGCTCGCAGTCAATGGGCCATCCCTCACGATCCGAAAATTCAGCCAGGTGCCCTTGACGGTGCAGAACCTGATCGACTGGGGGTCGCTGACCCCGGAAATGGCAGAACTGCTAAGCGCCTGCGTGCGGGCCCGGCTGAATATCATCGTTTCGGGTGGCACCGGAACCGGCAAGACAACACTGCTCAATGTCCTGTCCTCTTTCATTCCTCCGGACGACCGTATTGTCACGATCGAAGACGCGGTGGAGTTGCAGCTCCAGCAGGAGCATGTTGTCCGCTTGGAAAGCCGCCCGCCAAACATTGAAGGCAAGGGTGCAGTGAACATCCGCGAGTTGGTCCGCAATTCCCTCCGCATGCGGCCAGACCGCATTATTGTCGGGGAAGTTCGAAGCGGCGAGTCCCTCGACATGTTGCAGGCCATGAATACGGGCCACGACGGCTCGTTGTCCACCGTGCACGCCAACTCACCAAGGGACGCCGTGGCCCGCCTTGAAACCTTGGTCCTTATGGCTGGCATGGACCTTCCGCTAAGGGCGATCCGCGAACAGGTCTCGTCTGCCGTCGACCTCATCATCCAGGTGACAAGGCTCCGGGACGGCAGCCGTCGCGTTACCCACGTGACTGAAGTGCAAGGGATGGAAGGCGACATTGTTACCCTGCAGGATGCTTTCCTCTTCGACTATTCCGCGGGCGTGGATGCGCAGGGTCGTTTTCTGGGGAAGCCGGTAGCCACCGGTATTCGGCCCCGTTTCTTGGATCGATTCGCCGAACTGGGCATTTCCGTATCACCAGCAGTCTTTGGTGCGGGCGTGGCCCCGGTAGGAAGGCGGTAG